A single region of the Glycine max cultivar Williams 82 chromosome 20, Glycine_max_v4.0, whole genome shotgun sequence genome encodes:
- the LOC102661592 gene encoding subtilisin-like protease SBT1.3, giving the protein MFTSPITPMEKMALILASYLVLSTLFSANAEFVKKTYIIQMDKSAKPDTFTNHLNWYSSKVKSILSNSVEAEMDQEERIIYTYQTAFHGLAAMLSQEEAEKLEAEEGVVAIFPDTKYQLHTTRSPTFLGLEPTQSTNNMWSLKLANHDVIVGVLDTGVWPESESFNDTGMRPVPSHWKGACETGRGFRKHHCNKKIVGARMFYHGYEAATGKIDEQAEYKSPRDQDGHGTHTAATVAGSPVHGANFLGYAYGTARGMAPGARIAAYKVCWTGGCFSSDILSAVDRAVADGVDVLSISLGGGVSSYYRDSLSVAAFGAMEKGVFVSCSAGNAGPDPVSLTNVSPWITTVGASTMDRDFPADVRLGNGRKITGTSLYKGRSMLSVKKQYPLVYMGNTNSSIPDPKSLCLEGTLDRRMVSGKIVICDRGISPRVQKGQVVKNAGGAGMILTNTAANGEELVADCHLLPAVAIGEKEGKELKRYVLTSKKATATLGFQATRLGVRPSPVVAAFSSRGPNFLTLEILKPDVVAPGVNILAAWSEAIGPSSLPTDHRRVKFNILSGTSMSCPHVSGIAALLKARHPDWSPAAIKSALMTTAYVHDNTIKPLRDASNAEASTPYDHGAGHINPRRALDPGLVYDIQPQDYFEFLCTQKLTTSELGVFAKYSNRTCKHSLSSPGDLNYPAISVVFPLKNSTSVLTVHRTATNVGLPVSKYHVVVSPFKGASVKVEPDTLSFTRKYQKLSYKITLTTQSRQTEPEFGGLVWKDGVHKVRSPIVITYLPPI; this is encoded by the coding sequence ATGTTTACGAGTCCAATCACTCCAATGGAAAAGATGGCTCTCATTCTAGCGAGCTATCTCGTCTTGAGTACACTCTTTTCTGCAAATGCTGAGTTTGTCAAGAAGACTTACATCATTCAAATGGATAAGTCAGCAAAGCCTGACACCTTCACCAATCACCTTAATTGGTATTCATCAAAAGTGAAATCAATTTTGTCAAATTCAGTAGAAGCTGAGATGGACCAGGAAGAGAGAATCATTTATACTTACCAAACTGCTTTTCATGGACTGGCTGCCATGTTGAGCCAAGAAGAAGCTGAGAAGCTAGAGGCAGAAGAAGGTGTTGTGGCCATATTCCCTGATACAAAGTACCAACTACACACCACAAGAAGTCCAACTTTCCTTGGACTTGAACCAACACAAAGCACCAACAACATGTGGTCATTAAAGCTAGCCAACCATGATGTCATAGTGGGAGTGCTAGACACTGGGGTTTGGCCTGAGAGTGAGAGCTTCAATGACACAGGCATGAGACCAGTACCTTCTCACTGGAAAGGCGCCTGTGAGACTGGTAGAGGCTTCAGAAAACATCACTGCAACAAGAAGATTGTGGGGGCAAGAATGTTCTACCATGGATATGAAGCAGCAACGGGTAAAATTGATGAGCAAGCAGAATACAAATCACCAAGAGACCAAGATGGTCATGGCACTCACACTGCAGCTACAGTTGCTGGCTCTCCAGTGCATGGTGCTAATTTTCTAGGCTATGCTTATGGCACAGCAAGAGGAATGGCACCAGGAGCAAGAATTGCAGCATACAAAGTATGTTGGACTGGTGGATGCTTCAGCTCAGATATTCTGTCAGCTGTTGATAGAGCTGTGGCTGATGGAGTTGATGTTCTATCCATCTCTTTGGGTGGTGGAGTCTCCTCTTACTACCGTGATAGTTTATCTGTAGCTGCATTTGGAGCAATGGAGAAAGGTGTTTTTGTTTCATGTTCTGCTGGAAATGCAGGACCTGACCCTGTGAGCCTCACAAATGTGTCACCTTGGATCACCACAGTTGGAGCCAGCACAATGGATAGAGATTTTCCTGCAGATGTTAGGCTTGGAAATGGAAGAAAGATAACCGGAACCTCACTCTACAAAGGAAGAAGCATGCTCTCAGTTAAGAAACAATACCCTTTAGTATACATGGGAAATACTAATTCAAGCATCCCTGATCCAAAATCTTTGTGCTTGGAAGGTACTTTGGATCGTAGAATGGTTTCAGGCAAGATTGTTATTTGTGACAGAGGCATTAGTCCAAGAGTGCAGAAGGGTCAAGTGGTGAAAAATGCAGGAGGGGCGGGAATGATTCTCACAAACACTGCAGCCAATGGAGAGGAGCTGGTTGCTGATTGTCACCTCCTTCCAGCAGTTGCAATTggagaaaaggaaggaaaagagcTCAAACGTTATGTGTTAACAAGTAAAAAAGCCACTGCAACTCTAGGTTTTCAGGCTACAAGGTTGGGGGTTAGACCATCTCCTGTAGTGGCAGCATTTTCATCAAGAGGGCCAAATTTTCTCACCCTTGAAATTCTGAAGCCTGATGTGGTGGCTCCTGGGGTGAACATTCTTGCTGCTTGGAGTGAGGCCATTGGTCCATCAAGTTTGCCAACAGATCACAGAAGGGTGAAGTTCAACATACTCTCAGGAACTTCAATGTCATGCCCTCATGTGAGTGGCATTGCTGCTTTGCTCAAGGCTAGGCATCCAGATTGGAGTCCCGCTGCCATAAAATCTGCTTTGATGACCACAGCTTATGTTCATGACAATACCATCAAGCCTCTCAGAGATGCCTCAAATGCTGAAGCCTCAACTCCTTATGATCATGGTGCCGGACACATCAACCCTAGAAGAGCTCTTGACCCAGGTTTGGTCTATGATATTCAGCCACAGGACTACTTTGAATTCCTGTGCACACAGAAGCTTACTACATCTGAGCTTGGAGTTTTTGCCAAGTATTCAAACAGAACTTGCAAGCACTCTCTTTCAAGTCCAGGGGACTTGAACTATCCAGCCATATCTGTAGTTTTTCCACTGAAAAATTCCACTTCAGTTTTGACTGTTCACAGAACTGCCACCAATGTTGGTCTTCCAGTTTCCAAGTACCATGTTGT